In the Limanda limanda chromosome 10, fLimLim1.1, whole genome shotgun sequence genome, one interval contains:
- the zc4h2 gene encoding zinc finger C4H2 domain-containing protein produces MADEQEIMCKLENILDIRNKTVQMQKIKSRLKVEFEALESEEKHLKEYKQEMDLLLQEKMAHVEELRLIHADINVMESTIKQSENDLNKLLETTRRLHDEYKPLKEHVDALRMTLGLHRLPNLNEEEEKLSLDYFEKQKAEWQKEPHEPAIPESLAAAAAAAQQLQVSRKQDARQTATFRQQPPPMKACLSCHQQIHRNAPICPLCKAKSRSRNPKKPKRKPDE; encoded by the exons ATGGCGGACGAGCAGGAAATCATGTGCAAGCTGGAGAACATCCTGGACATACG GAACAAGACCGTCCAGATGCAGAAGATCAAGTCCCGTCTGAAGGTCGAGTTCGAGGCGCTGGAGTCCGAGGAGAAGCACCTCAAGGAGTACAAGCAGGAGATGGatctgctcctgcaggagaagatggCCCATGTGGAGGAGCTGCGGCTCATCCATGCAGATATCAATGTG ATGGAGAGCACCATCAAGCAGTCGGAGAATGACCTGAACAAGCTGCTAGAAACAACTCGCCGCCTCCATGATGAGTACAAACCTCTGAAGGAGCATGTTGACGCCCTCAGGATGACCTTAGGCCTACACAGACTCCCGAACCTCaacgaagaagaggagaagctcTCCTTGGA CTACTTTGAGAAGCAGAAAGCGGAGTGGCAGAAGGAGCCGCACGAGCCTGCCATCCCAGAATCCCTTGCTGCCGCTGCAGCTGCGGCACAACAGCTCCAGGTGTCCAGGAAGCAAGACGCTCGTCAGACAGCCACCTTCAGACAGCAGCCTCCACCTATGAAG GCCTGCCTGTCCTGCCACCAGCAGATCCATCGTAATGCTCCCATCTGCCCGCTGTGCAAAGCCAAGAGCCGCTCCCGCAACCCAAAGAAGCCCAAGAGGAAGCCAGATGAGTAG
- the LOC133012263 gene encoding uncharacterized protein LOC133012263: protein MGLAKLPFLESEGSETSQTRPGVVVLQNGGRGGGSPDELLQGNDSSCPTQTAAAPLPGRGGGGGRGGGEQERRTRRRPQKERRRKAGCCSRGRDGRYTERNLPLVDGAKPQTLQASLGHVGQGPEVRSVPLQLLSTLRLRTFEADAKRVRRRDLRVTHSSQCNCRAPSHPCSLVDLWQEVELHDPAVCSACEQEQASLALKTFIWRKKTQLHMQTLKGRLNTHPSSRDRAGWRSLCKKSPQSHLMPLTGFGRDYSVKICGSQQPGVTVATSGGTWSCPGNR from the exons ATGGGCCTGGCCAAACTTCCATTCTTGGAGAGTGAAGGCTCAG AGACAAGTCAAACACGTCCAGGGGTTGTGGTTCTACaaaatggaggaagaggaggaggaagccctGACGAGTTACTGCAGGGAAATGATTCGTCGTGTCCgactcaaacagcagcagctccgctccccgggagaggaggaggtggaggaagaggaggtggagaacagGAGAGACGGACGCGCAGGAGGCCGCAGAAGGAGAGGCGGCGGAAGGCCGGTTGTTGTAGCAGGGGGAGAGATGGCAGATACACAGAGAGGAACCTCCCCCTGGTGGACGGTGCTAAACCACAAACACTACAAGCCTCCCTCGGTCACGTGGGTCAAGGTCCCGAAGTTCGGTCCGTCCCCCTTCAACTCCTCTCGACGCTGAGGCTCCGAACCTTCGAGGCGGATGCGAAGCGGGTCAGGAGGCGAGATCTCCGTGTGACTCACTCGAGCCAGTGTAACTGTAGAGCTCCATCTCATCCCTGCTCCCTGGTCGATTTGTGGCAGGAGGTGGAGCTCCATGATCCCGCTGTCTGCAGCGCCTGTGAGCAGGAACAGGCTTCTCTGGCCTTGAAAACTTTTATCTGGAGGAAGAAGACACAACTGCACATGCAAACCCTGAAGGGCAGACTAAACACACATCCGAGCTCCAGA GATCGTGCCGGTTGGAGGAGTTTGTGCAAAAAATCCCCCCAAAGTCATCTGATGCCCCTCACTGGATTTGGGAGGGACTACTCGGTGAAGATATGCGGGTCACAGCAACCTGGGGTTACCGTAGCAACCAGCGGGGGAACGTGGAGTTGCCCTGGCAACAGATGA
- the LOC133012262 gene encoding ankyrin repeat and SOCS box protein 12-like → MVLGQAVNMSLMDISKIFSLLQPKEEDEDNEQSQALNNAVSSDNVTLVSELLSQESYRRSINARSGWGVPVTPLRTAAAQGHLRCLELLLEHGAEIDSLDVKAQTPLFTAVSGKHLDCVVALLKAGADPNGSQYNNCCPVLTAAREGDVDVLRELLRFGAELDVRSKVPEWASSSTACRGPLYISAVYGHLDGFKLLLLHGANPNYNCTDDKMLARIKQPKTVLEVCLRYGCGVEYIQLLIDFGADVYLPTLIIDKTTKQNEALDLLLKERACPKTLMSQTRLTIRRHMSFSDKAPAIDSLILIPLILRNYLKHETTELI, encoded by the exons ATGGTTCTGGGCCAAGCTGTCAACATGAGTCTGATGGACATTTCCAAGATCTTCTCCCTGCTGCAGCccaaggaggaggatgaggacaaCGAGCAGAGTCAGGCGCTGAACAACGCCGTGAGCAGCGACAACGTGACCCTGGTCTCCGAGCTCCTCTCTCAGGAGAGTTACAGGAGGTCCATCAATGCTCGCAGTGGGTGGGGGGTCCCGGTCACCCCCTTGCGCACGGCTGCCGCTCAGGGACACCTGAGGTGCCTGGAGCTACTGTTGGAGCACGGTGCAGAG ATCGACAGCCTGGATGTGAAGGCCCAGACGCCTCTGTTCACAGCTGTCAGTGGGAAACATCTGGACTGCGTAGTGGCCTTGCTAAAAGCCGGGGCCGATCCCAACGGCAGCCAGTACAACAACTGCTGCCCGGTGCTGACCGCCGCCCGAGAGGGGGACGTGGACGTGCTCAGGGAGCTGCTGCGCTTTGGAGCCGAGTTGGACGTCAGATCCAAAGTGCCCGAGTGGGCCTCCAGCAGCACGGCCTGCAGAGGGCCCCTGTACATCTCAGCTGTGTATGGACACCTGGACGGCTTTAAGTTGCTCCTGCTGCACGGGgccaaccccaactacaactgCACAGACGACAAGATGCTGGCCAGGATAAAGCAGCCGAAGACAGTGCTGGAGGTGTGTCTGCGTTATGGCTGTGGGGTTGAGTACATCCAGCTTCTCATAGACTTTGGGGCAGACGTGTATCTACCCACGCTGATCATTGACAAGACGACGAAGCAGAATGAAGCTCTGGACCTGCTGCTCAAGGAGAGAG CTTGTCCCAAAACCCTGATGTCTCAGACTCGGCTGACGATCCGGAGACACATGTCCTTCTCTGACAAGGCGCCTGCCATTGACAGTTTGATCCTGATTCCCCTGATCCTGAGAAACTACCTGAAGCATGAGACCACTGAACTCATATGA